In a genomic window of Brassica rapa cultivar Chiifu-401-42 chromosome A10, CAAS_Brap_v3.01, whole genome shotgun sequence:
- the LOC103844875 gene encoding uncharacterized protein LOC103844875 — protein MISVVIITELLVEYTTALAKLTAGILPRRTGDRNALRIGAFLLPSPSSAVSRIPDFSAHLVDF, from the coding sequence ATGATCTCAGTGGTGATAATAACTGAGTTACTAGTGGAGTACACGACGGCTCTCGCTAAACTCACCGCCGGGATTCTTCCACGGCGTACCGGCGACAGAAACGCCTTACGGATCGGCGCTTTCCTCCTTCCCTCACCTTCTTCAGCTGTCTCTAGGATTCCTGATTTCTCTGCTCATCTCGTCGATTTCTGA
- the LOC103844876 gene encoding flavone 3'-O-methyltransferase 1, whose amino-acid sequence MGSTAETHSTPVQVTDDETALFAIQLASASVLPMALKSAIELDLLEIMARNCSPMSASEISSHLPTKNPEAPVMLDRILRLLTAYSVLTCSVRTLPDGVDRLYGLGPVCKYFIKNEDGVSIAPLCLLNHDKVFMGSWYYLKDAVLDGGIPFNKAYGMSAFEYHGTDLRFNKVFNNGMSNHSTITMKKILETYNGFEGLVSLVDVGGGIGATLKMIVSKYPNLKGINFDLPHVIEDAPSHPGVEHVGGDMFVSVPKGDAIFMKWICHDWSDEHCLKFLKNCYEALPENGKVILAECILPETLDSSLSTKQVVNVDCIMLALNPGGKERTEKEYEALAKGSGFEGIKVVCNVFGVHVIELLKKI is encoded by the exons ATGGGCTCAACGGCAGAGACACATTCAACTCCAGTGCAAGTCACCGACGACGAAACTGCTCTCTTTGCCATACAGTTAGCCAGTGCCTCAGTTCTCCCTATGGCTTTAAAATCAGCTATAGAGCTCGATCTTCTAGAGATCATGGCCAGGAACTGTTCTCCCATGTCTGCATCTGAGATCTCTTCTCATCTTCCGACCAAAAACCCCGAAGCTCCGGTCATGCTTGACCGTATCCTCCGTCTTCTTACGGCTTACTCCGTCCTCACTTGCTCCGTCCGTACACTTCCCGACGGCGTCGACCGGCTTTACGGGCTTGGTCCAGTTTGCAAATATTTCATCAAGAACGAAGATGGCGTCTCGATAGCTCCTCTCTGTCTCCTGAATCATGACAAGGTCTTCATGGGAAGCTG GTACTATTTGAAGGATGCAGTTCTTGATGGTGGGATTCCATTCAATAAAGCTTATGGCATGAGCGCGTTTGAGTACCATGGGACTGACCTGAGATTCAACAAGGTTTTCAACAATGGAATGTCTAACCATTCCACCATCACCATGAAGAAGATTCTTGAGACCTATAATGGTTTTGAGGGTTTGGTCTCCTTGGTTGATGTCGGGGGTGGCATTGGTGCTACTCTCAAAATGATTGTCTCTAAGTACCCTAATCTTAAAGGCATCAACTTTGATCTCCCTCATGTCATCGAAGATGCTCCTTCTCATCCCG GTGTTGAGCATGTTGGAGGAGATATGTTTGTAAGTGTTCCCAAAGGTGATGCTATTTTCATGAAG TGGATATGCCATGACTGGAGTGACGAACACTGtttaaaattcttaaagaattgTTACGAGGCGCTTCCAGAGAATGGAAAAGTGATCTTGGCAGAGTGTATACTTCCAGAGACACTAGACTCGAGCCTGTCGACCAAACAAGTAGTCAATGTCGATTGCATTATGTTGGCTCTCAATCCTGGAGGCAAAGAACGAACCGAGAAAGAGTATGAGGCATTAGCCAAAGGATCAGGCTTTGAAGGCATCAAAGTTGTTTGCAACGTTTTTGGTGTTCACGTCATTGAGCTGCTCAAGAAGATCTGA
- the LOC103844877 gene encoding uncharacterized protein LOC103844877, protein MLLRQKALLIAIDPSNFNFLSSQKQVKQLFWKYDVWTCTLLKGENMETKKEEVTPLKGILCLKSRQDMKRIEETEDCFILDFNPFDSFDVKNLSFAGDHEGDKDLAIIHESGQVACRDFPHPRHLCLNFPFGSTPNATHCHLCYCCICDKPAPCAQWMSSHCSASADSMEWRTMD, encoded by the exons ATGTTACTAAGGCAAAAAGCTTTGCTAATTGCAATTGATCCTTCTAATTTCAATTTTCTCAGTAGTCAGAAACAAGTCAAACAATTGTTCTGGAAGTACGACGTTTGGACTTGCACTCTTCTCAAAGGAGAGAACATGGAGACGAAGAAAGAAGAAGTGACTCCTCTCAAAGGAATATTATGTCTGAAATCCAGACAAGACATGAAGAGAATCGAGGAAACAGAGGACTGCTTCATCCTCGATTTCAATCCTTTTGATTCTTTTGACGTTAAGAATCTCTCTTTTGCCGGTGATCATGAGGGTGACAAAGATCTGGCTATCATCCATGAGTCAGGCCAg GTAGCTTGTAGAGATTTCCCACATCCAAGACACCTTTGCTTGAATTTTCCCTTTGGATCAACTCCTAATGCAACCCATTGTCATCTG TGTTACTGTTGCATCTGCGATAAGCCTGCTCCTTGTGCACAGTGGATGTCTTCGCATTGCAGTGCTTCAGCAGACTCTATGGAGTGGAGAACTATGGATTGA